One genomic window of Branchiostoma lanceolatum isolate klBraLanc5 chromosome 5, klBraLanc5.hap2, whole genome shotgun sequence includes the following:
- the LOC136434323 gene encoding protein MON2 homolog — protein sequence MMGDLGKKLVDGLLADLRNLSAEAKKKYPVVRQAAEGSVLKIRTISAKEEDTAAAISEANLEVLQPLVLGCDSRCPKLVQISLTSIQRLVSHRAVSESGAEQIVAVLWGLMEAGMEELKVLQTILVLITMSGNLHHDPLAKAIVVCFRLHFSKDSSVANTAAATVQQVVSVVFERLVVEDGDEDPNTVNSEVKDKTTSSPRPGKKPPVSLGPCAADAYLLFQDLCQLVNTDSPYWLVGMTEMTRTFGLELVENILTQFSPVFFRHPEFSFLLKERVCPLVIKLFSPNIKFQQSAAAPSAATTAEKPYFPISMRLLRLVYALISNYYTLLMTECEIFLSLLVKFLDADKPSWQRVLAVEVLHKICVQPNMLRCFCQSYDMKQHSTKVFRDLNAAVGSYIQTLFLLAPSSSAGSGGGSQSGSQGTSSDSTPPAVLGGLPVSGGTTPPPAFEYRGMWIPLLFHASAGVAKPTFLEMLDKTDPPAIPEGYGLSVAFACLLDCVRSISTIISSILPPQPGGRMQKNGKSRSKQVVIPSSPLQLDTADQQLCETLATSSWTSVLAALSLLLDSSMDESATQSILLAIQTFASICGQLGLNVPRDAFVTTLCKACLPPHYALTILNTPGLAAVSKERGLTRMSSKDASSQHVHNSAMGDQVVAVGTSLPTTSSSSSAQVMLTVKNIQCMRSLLDMAHCHGPILGTAWHLVLTTLQHLVWVLGLKPAAGGSLKASTTDAPNAVLTTTVLTDLPVLSNMLSRLFESSQYLDEVAIHHLIDALSKLSQESMGAALANREPSLFPVAKLLETGLVNLNRAEILWRPVTAHLLEVSQHSHGQLRDWGAEAITQLVKAALAHDYEPPLKDNKKLQGLLLTPLQELCQSSHVDVRQKQLDCVLQVLQNNGDNLGHAWPVILEVLGAATDQGEALIRTAFQSLQLVVTDFLPAMPSVCLQVCITVATRFGLQKRELNISLTSIGLLWNISDFLYQNKEKIRVDLEQDYEQPSTTTGEKSLLGPSDSLWMCLYSRLADLCVDSRPAVRKSACQTLFSTIQAHGTQLEATTWETVLWQVLFPLLDRVKAATGQVEKEEDKLSSSNTNILIHHSRDTAEKQWAETRVLTLAGVARVFCHRRHALAQLDGYPRAWALLLEHVESAALSPSSEVSVAALHSFQELLVGDRTSVGNGTSMGDRTSVGDQTSVGDQVSDLVTNTDGQEQAVQGDADDQDRLWSNAWRVWYGIGTSCTVLPRPGEAPIVPSQQFLATLVQIFPPLFNHISHRFVASDLDKFAKVVQTAVSVPVHADASPFLIPLGGLDSNLSPLQDSVLRAVEGLQKAISVGPELMQAMYPAVFDLLLTFVQYSCQPPKYGSLETRSTNGPDRNLQVQWVTLNYSPFSEKSLVVVVDLYKKTACHKVVIQDSVLEKIIKVVRLPLGLKYACPSSSMWKLAAQSLLQVLEVGLPVARQPTNAPAFSAMWTQLGLALDDFLFSKHPAPPTLSVEQHQKDEAIDVQMVELMRQDILPHADNIPTEFTRKIISLLNKGSIHSTTFGIPEGDMLVRLRENFSRVCFQTLLEYSLATGENSADGGITKLALTAFLQRAQDVLVKYTQDERLSGKLPLPRHRMTEVTFVLRAVTTLLTSLKVTAADRVDAEVWTQAIQLFPALVECVTSTSPQLSEALRETLHLYADLLAAPQRPPGAGAGTPARGPEPKE from the exons ATGATGGGAGACCTGGGGAAGAAGCTAGTTGACGGGCTGCTGGCCGACTTGAGGAATCTCTCGGCCGAGGCCAAGAAGAAATACCCGGTGGTCAGACAG GCAGCAGAAGGTTCCGTGCTGAAGATCCGCACCATCTCTGCTAAGGAGGAGGACACAGCCGCAG CCATCTCGGAGGCTAACCTGGAGGTGCTGCAGCCGCTGGTGCTCGGCTGCGACAGTCGCTGTCCGAAACTCGTGCAGATCTCTCTCACGTCCATACAGAGGCTCGTCTCACACAGGGCTGTGTCAGAG TCGGGAGCAGAGCAGATCGTTGCCGTGCTGTGGGGCCTGATGGAGGCGGGGATGGAGGAGCTGAAGGTTCTGCAGACGATTCTGGTGCTGATCACCATGTCCGGCAACCTGCACCACGACCCACTGGCTAAG GCCATCGTGGTGTGTTTCCGGCTGCACTTCAGTAAGGACAGCTCGGTGGCGAACACGGCGGCCGCGACGGTTCAACAGGTCGTGTCGGTCGTGTTCGAGCGGCTCGTGGTGGAGGACGGGGACGAGGATCCCAACACAG tAAATTCTGAAGTTAAAGACAAAACAACGTCGAGTCCCCGTCCTGGCAAGAAGCCACCGGTGTCGCTGGGGCCGTGTGCTGCCGACGCATACTTGCTGTTCCAG gacCTGTGTCAGCTAGTGAATACGGACAGCCCCTATTGGCTGGTGGGGATGACGGAGATGACGCGAACGTTCGGGTTGGAGCTGGTGGAAAACATCCTGACGCAGTTCTCTCCCGTCTTCTTCAGG CACCCAGAGTTCAGTTTCCTGCTGAAGGAGCGCGTCTGTCCGCTGGTCATCAAGCTCTTCTCCCCCAACATCAAGTTCCAGCAGAGCGCCGCCGCCCCCAGCGCCGCGACCACCGCCGAGAAACCCTACTTCCCCATCTCCATGCGTCTGCTTAGACTCGTGTACGCTCTCATCAGCAACTACTACACACTACTG ATGACGGAGTGCGAGATTTTCCTGTCGTTGTTAGTGAAGTTCCTAGATGCAGACAAGCCCAGCTGGCAGAGGGTTTTAGCTGTGGAAGTTTTGCACAAAATCTGTGTACAGCCAAATATGTTAAG ATGTTTTTGCCAAAGTTACGACATGAAGCAGCACTCCACGAAAGTCTTCCGCGACCTGAACGCTGCGGTCGGCTCCTACATCCAGACGCTGTTCCTCCTCGCACCTTCCAGCTCCGCTGGCTCAGGGGGAGGCAGCCAATCAG GTTCTCAGGGGACCAGCAGTGACAGCACCCCCCCTGCCGTTCTGGGGGGTCTGCCCGTGTCAGGGGGGACCACCCCCCCGCCGGCGTTCGAGTACAGGGGGATGTGGATCCCACTCCTGTTCCATGCCAGCGCAGGGGTGGCCAAACCCACCTT TCTTGAGATGCTGGATAAGACGGACCCCCCTGCGATCCCGGAGGGGTACGGGCTGTCGGTGGCGTTTGCGTGTCTGCTGGACTGTGTGCGCAGCATCAGCACCATCATCTCCTCCATCCTGCCCCCGCAGCCCGGAGGGAGGATGCAGAAGAACGGGAAGAGCAGGAGCAAACAGGTCGTCATCCCCAGCTCCCCGCTGCAACTGGACACAG CCGACCAGCAGCTGTGTGAAACATTAGCAACTTCCTCGTGGACCAGTGTGCTGGCTGCTCTGTCCCTGCTACTGGACTCCAG TATGGACGAGAGTGCGACCCAGTCCATCCTGCTGGCCATCCAGACGTTTGCGTCGATCTGCGGGCAGCTGGGCCTGAACGTGCCGCGCGACGCGTTCGTCACGACGCTGTGTAAGGCGTGCCTTCCGCCGCACTACGCCCTGACCATCCTCAACACTCCCGGGCTGGCTGCCGTGTCCAAGGAGAGAG GGCTGACCCGCATGTCGAGTAAGGACGCGTCGAGTCAGCACGTGCACAACAGCGCGATGGGCGACCAGGTCGTTGCCGTGGGAACATCACTGCCGACAACGTCATCGTCATCCTCTGCACAGGTCATG CTGACGGTGAAGAACATCCAGTGCATGCGGTCTCTGCTGGACATGGCGCACTGTCACGGACCTATCCTGGGGACTGCCTGGCATCTCGTCCTTACAACGCTACAG CACCTGGTGTGGGTTCTGGGCCTGAAGCCGGCAGCAGGAGGGTCGCTGAAGGCCAGCACGACAGACGCGCCCAACGCT GTTCTGACAACGACAGTCCTGACAGACTTGCCAGTCCTCTCCAACATGCTGTCTCGCTTGTTCGAGAGTTCACA ATATCTAGACGAAGTTGCAATCCACCATCTTATAGATGCTCTAAGTAAACTTTCTCAAGAAAGTATGGGTGCCGCCTTAGCCAACAGG GAGCCGTCTCTGTTCCCGGTTGCTAAGCTACTGGAGACGGGGCTGGTTAACCTGAACCGTGCCGAGATCCTCTGGAGACCGGTCACAGCGCATCTCTTAGAG GTATCCCAGCATTCCCATGGGCAGCTGCGAGACTGGGGCGCAGAGGCGATCACTCAACTGGTGAAGGCAGCGCTCGCGCACGACTACGAACCCCCCCTCAAGGACAACAAG AAGTTGCAGGGCCTGCTGCTGACCCCCCTGCAGGAGCTGTGCCAGAGCAGCCATGTCGACGTGCGGCAGAAGCAGCTGGACTGCGTGCTGCAGGTCCTGCAGAACAACGGCGACAACCTGGGGCACGCCTGGCCCGTCATCCTGGAGGTGCTGGGAGCTGCCACAGATCAGGG GGAGGCGTTGATCCGGACGGCGTTCCAGAGCCTGCAGCTGGTGGTGACGGACTTCCTGCCCGCCATGCCGTCCGTCTGTCTGCAGGTGTGCATCACCGTGGCAACCAGGTTCGGCCTGCAGAAACGGGAGCTCAACATCAGCCTCACCTCCATCGGCCTGTTG TGGAACATCTCCGACTTCCTGTACCAGAACAAGGAGAAAATCCGCGTGGACCTGGAGCAGGACTACGAGCAGCCCTCCACAACAACAGGTG AGAAGTCGCTGCTGGGCCCGTCGGACAGCCTGTGGATGTGCCTGTACTCGCGGTTGGCGGACCTGTGCGTGGACAGTCGACCGGCCGTCAGGAAGAGCGCCTGCCAGACGCTGTTCTCCACCATCCAGGCGCACGGCACCCAGCTGGAGGCAACCACCTGGGAAACTGTGCTGTGGCAG GTGCTGTTCCCGCTGCTTGACCGTGTGAAGGCGGCGACGGGTCAGGTTGAGAAGGAGGAGGACAAGCTGTCCAGCAGCAACACCAACATCCTCATCCACCACTCGCGAGACACCGCCGAGAAGCAGTGGGCCGAGACACGCGTCCTCACGCTCGCCGGCGTCGCCAGGGTCTTCTGTCACCGACGACACGCCCTCGCACAACTCG ACGGCTATCCCCGAGCGTGGGCCCTGCTCCTGGAGCACGTGGAGTCGGCTGCCCTCAGCCCGAGTTCCGAGGTTTCCGTGGCGGCGCTGCACAGCTTCCAGGAACTGCTGGTGGGAGACCGCACATCGGTGGGAAACGGAACATCCATGGGAGACAGAACATCTGTGGGAGACCAAACATCCGTGGGAGACCAGGTGTCTGATCTGgtcaccaacacggacgggcaGGAACAGGCTGTACAGG GAGATGCAGATGACCAGGACCGTCTGTGGTCCAACGCCTGGCGCGTGTGGTACGGCATCGGCACCAGCTGCACGGTCCTGCCGCGCCCGGGCGAGGCTCCCATCGTGCCGTCCCAGCAGTTTCTGGCGACGCTCGTGCAAATCTTCCCGCCGCTCTTCAACCACATCAGCCACCGCTTTGTGGCCAGCGACCTTGACAAGTTCGCCAAG GTTGTCCAGACGGCGGTGTCGGTGCCGGTCCACGCCGACGCGTCCCCGTTCCTGATCCCCCTGGGCGGGCTGGACTCCAACCTGTCCCCGCTGCAGGACTCGGTCCTCAGGGCAGTGGAGGGGCTGCAGAAG GCGATCTCCGTAGGGCCTGAGCTGATGCAGGCGATGTACCCCGCCGTGTTTGACCTCCTGCTGACCTTTGTGCAGTACTCCTGCCAGCCGCCCAAATATGGCTCGCTGGAGACGAGGTCCACCAACGGGCCCGACAGGAACTTGCAG GTGCAGTGGGTCACCTTGAACTACTCTCCGTTCTCGGAGAAGTCGCTGGTGGTGGTTGTGGACCTGTACAAGAAGACCGCCTGCCACAAGGTGGTCATACAGGACAGTGTCTTGGAGAAAATCATCAAG GTTGTGCGCCTACCCCTGGGTCTGAAGTACGCCTGTCCCAGCTCCTCCATGTGGAAGCTTGCCGCCCAGTCGCTCCTCCAGGTGCTGGAAGTTGGCCTtcctgttgctaggcaacccaCGAACGCGCCGGCGTTCAGCGCGATGTGGACGCAGCTCGGCCTGGCGCTAGACGACTTCCTCTTCTCCAAACA CCCGGCCCCGCCGACACTATCCGTGGAGCAGCATCAGAAGGACGAAGCCATCGATGTCCAG ATGGTTGAGCTGATGAGACAGGACATCCTGCCGCATGCCGACAACATTCCCACGGAATTCACCCGGAAAATCATCTCCCTGCTCAACAAGGGATCCATCCATTCCACAACCTTCGGAATCCCGG aaGGAGACATGTTGGTCCGACTGCGCGAGAACTTCTCCCGCGTGTGCTTCCAAACGCTGCTGGAATACTCCTTAGCGACGGGAGAAAACTCGGCCGACGGCGGCATCACGAAACTAGCCCTGACCGCCTTCTTACAGCGAGCTCAAGACGTCCTCGTGAAGTACACCCAAGACGAGAGGCTAAGTGGGAAGTTGCCGCTCCCAAG ACATCGTATGACGGAAGTGACCTTTGTGCTGCGAGCTGTTACGACCCTTCTGACCTCTCTCAAGGTCACTGCTGCTGACAGAG TTGACGCGGAGGTGTGGACCCAGGCGATCCAACTGTTCCCGGCGCTGGTGGAATGTGTGACGTCGACGTCGCCGCAGCTCAGCGAGGCGCTGCGGGAAACGCTCCACCTGTACGCCGACCTGCTTGCAGCGCCACAGCGCCCCCCAGGGGCAGGTGCCGGTACTCCAGCTAGAGGACCTGAACCCAAGGAGTAA